The following DNA comes from Malania oleifera isolate guangnan ecotype guangnan chromosome 12, ASM2987363v1, whole genome shotgun sequence.
atgaaaaaaaatattttttattacctATTAATTATTAACAAAGGAATTAgccacaaaaaaataaaataaaaataccgAGGGAAGATTATAATTTTTTGGAATTTAAGGGGAGAGGGGAATAAGCGTATGGAGAAGAGGAATTTATGATTTATCCTAGTTAGTACTAAAACAACTAATATTTTAGACTATATTTAATGTATTTGTTATTGGTAAAGTAAGTTTCATCATTTAACATTTataaccaaaatttttttaaaaaaataatatagcaaaaatattttatttttttataaaaattatctgtaagtttttcttttctcatcCATAATAAGAAGTCATAGAATTTTGTTAGCTTTGATGTAttccaagaagggggtgaattgaaattttaaactttcttcttaGGTTAAATTAAATAGCAGCAGTATATCCACAACCTAGacgtctatacagttccaaatacGCAAATAAATAAaacgtgcgaaaattaaatcatgcgcggcattcacaatataacatacacgtgcggtaaataaattacgaaaaaataaaatgcatatacgatatgttattggggttcggccaatactgtttACGTCATTGCCTTAactcaccagtacaaggattccactaatactcacttaacgggtggagcggcaccaattacaatcagatcaattagcaagactgacctcaacctacaaccgcaccttaccaggatggtgtacctaactttcctaaccgagtctaagtcaatccaggactattccacaaggttaatctccctcttcaggcccacgtctAGAATACAATAAATGTATGAAATTTACGTACACGGaagtgcttcttacacaagcaaatatgtaccactaagcacaattaCAAATCAATGCataccaaacatgtaagaacgataagattagtggtgtatatgtgcaatctacactcaatacaatgataatctcaagtatgCACAAGATTGTTcaaataagctaatctttgaaagcaaaatatattaaatattaatatcaaattagtgtttcaaatatgctagcaataatattcaaacgaactcaaaaatattttctcaaattgtatcaagcacaagagttgtttgaaattaagttttataaaatattttgcacacaaaagttattacttaaggaatcttgcaatgacaatgtaaagatcctcaagctaatgagttttcccaacattagatttatcaagttaaatttgtGGGAAAAACTCTAGCCAAAATCTtaatacaaaaatcaaacaatacaaatttcaacaaaagtatagggctatttagaatgaaacactaataatttaaacactctctctaagcttggatgatcaaagaaaatgaagtaggagagtatttgagaaatataggctttgaaaattttcagaggatttttcactaattactTTACTAATTTCTCACTAATGCTTGCAAATGAAGccttatatatagaagtaggcTAAATTATGATCGTTAGGGACATAAAGGtctttataaaaattattttaaaactgtttaatgaaattaacctcatttaaccaTCTTTAATCTCgacaaaaataaaacaacccaagagttttcgaGTGCCCaatccatggttcggtcgcccgaacagacatagttcaaaaagttatttttaaaggtttgggtgctcgagtATAGGCTCGGTTTTCTGAATCAAGGTGATTTCCATTTTGTTCGCATTTTGGTCGCCTAGTCTAGagttcggtttaccgaactcatgtgttcggtcgtcCGAGACTATTTTGAACGTATAAGTTCAGGCTACTGAGTTGTTGGGAAAGGTCAGATTAGCGGTTCGATCGCCCAAGGACGCTACggtcaaaatggttcggtcgctcgaaaccaagtcaaccttctgacCGGTCaagggttcagtcacccgaagtgttttgaacactaagggttcggtcgcccgaatcctcACAACTTTTTCCTGTAAGTCTAGTTTTTGTCCAATTAAATCCCTtgataatataagtgattatgAGGATTATTTTAcgtgtatgtgcaaggacctaatgtgatgacccaaaaatatatatatatatatatatatataattaaagtacaataataataaaataataaaaatggtcattaagttaatatcaatacagaagtatttttctgtaggatccttgattccatgtttgatgcctaagaaagaccttgtcttagcgagtgctcagagaccattgcgactcagtcgcttcctggaggtcggtctggtcaaaatggaatttcataggataaacatgatagacattatttgtacacgtaaataagtatatatacataaaatagtgttttaacagacataatttgtaaaaatacataataagataataatataggtatcatatgtggggcccacaagactatgtgggatCCACATGAGTCACGGAGCCACAAAACACTGTTTATATAcctaaataagtacataaaataatgttttgactgatataatttgtaaaaatatatgataaaataataataatataggtatcctatgcggggctcACAAGActgtatggggcccacatgagtcccgaagccgtatggaggtttacacgagtctcaaagttatgtaagatgcataaaatcgtataaaaGTTATTCGAGTTATATAGGATCCAttcgagtctcgaagttgtgtggggcccacatgagttttcaaaattcaaatttaatttttgttcaaaaataaataataaaataaataaatactaaaaatagtttaaaagtaaaaaaaatgataataataatgataataatgattaagaaaaataataaaataataaaataattaattaactaattgactaattaattaggtaagtgattaattaaaaatttatttaacgggaatggtggcaagcactcccacatggcctctgtccccatcccatactcaacccataccttgcctaGACCTGGCAAAACGGATCGGGTCGGTTTATCCGTGacggataaggcggattatcgggtgaaaaaatcataatccatattcgactcgtttaagtggcagATTAGGCAGTTttgggtcggataattcatggcagATGGgtggataatccgccattctcatatataattttattaataatttatttttgtcataataatttaaattgtatacgataacttgcaattagtttgtgtattaacttttttagtaactatatcaattattcaatcatttatactaattaacaactcctaattcatgcaagtaaaactgtaagcaataaaacataataaattaatctcaatccaactcaaaataaaaacttaaactgtgtgactcgtgtgagtctaaaatctaaacattataattgttcttacagcatgtgagtttctttaaatacaactattgtcaaatcatgtgaatctcccaaaataaaacaatcaacaaactaaaaaaaaatctcaatccatcCTTCAAATAAGATCTCACTAATTTGATCCAAGATGCAATTAGCAAGCCCCTTCAGCAAGGAATAGATAATCAAGCACCAAGAGAAGCATCTCAGATTGAAACTAAGGCAATCAATTTAAGAGTGTATGCATAATTAGCGGACatatagaaaatttggaaaacttGAAAGCCAGAGCAAGACCACCAAAAACTAAACATTCTAAATAAAATACAGATACTCTTTATTCCTAAAGAGAGCATGTACACATAATTAGCAGAATCATTCCAACTTAATCCAGCCCTCTTTAGTTTTTGGTGTTTCTACTTCTTCCGCTTGTATATCTTCCCCAAAAATGATTTCAGCACAGCTTGTACTGCTTTACTTGGCTGAGCTTCAATCGCGCTGGTTAGCTTCTTATAGCTACTGCTCTCATATTCCAAAAACGCACCCTAACACAGTTGATAGAAACAATTAAACAATATTGCAGAGAACACAGTTTCCAAGAACTTTGGTTGTCATAGATCCTTGAAAATGGAAAGCAGAAGAGAATGTCAGAGAAATAACCTCGATATCGAGCTCTTTATAAAGTTCCTTCACTTTTGCAACATTGGCTTGATCGGCTTTGCCATAGTTCTCCTGGTAATCAAAATGGCAATTGGATGTGATGCTTTATACAAGAGAAATAAATGGAGGGAGAATAAAGAGATCTTTGCTTACACGTAATAATTTCTTTTGCTCCTCATTACAACGTTCCAGTGCCTTTACAACCAACCAAGAGCACTTAAAATCTTCAATATCTGTCCCAATCTGACATTCAAAAATGATATTAGAAATCTCTTTAAGATATCTAAAATTTCTATTTGAGATGCTAATAAATATGTATTGACAACAACCAGACAAGTGAATTCCTTGAACTTACTTTACCAATCACTTCAGGATCACCAAAACAATCCAGATAATCATCCTACAATATGTTAGACATATATTAACAGATAAGCGAAAAATCATCAGAACATAATCGTATGTATGCAATCCATTTGATTGGAATTGCAAATGAGTAATGACAAATGCAATGTTTTTTAGTTTTCAGTTCTTTTCTGTGATATGTTGACAATAAAGTAGAGCATTGACGATTCCATATGCACATAAAATTacctgtacttggaagtagattcCCATTTCAACAAGAATATTCTTAACCTCTGCATGATCGTCCAAATTCTCACCAAACATAAGCAAAGCACATGCAACCTGCGTGTGTAGTGAGGTGGCAGTTAATACTTACAGAGGAGGCATGGATTCACTAAGCACGAATTTGCACAAACACTTCTCAGGAAAAAGGGGGAAGAGAAATGAAGAGTGGTCTTAATATAGAATCAGGGTGCATTGCAGTATCGGGCAAGGGACCCTCCCATCATGAATAGAATATTAACATAATGAGTAAGTCAAGGTGTTTGTTTGGATTTTCAAACACTAGTATAATTTgaattacttttttaaaaaaattaactattTTTTCCTACTTAGGAAACATGATCATCCGCATTAGTTTTCAATAAAAAAGAAGATTCAGTTTTAAGAAGTGTATGCACAACTATGAAGAGTATGAAACTTGtcctaaaaatttattaaaataaaaattttacttaCCGGAAGGTAAAATGAGTAATAAGCGGTTTTGTACTGAACAATGCGACGATGGCTGCATATAAATAAAACCATTATAAAACCATCTGCtatattaaaacaaaatgtgaACATGAATTTTGCTAGAAGTTAAATGAGACAAGGAATCACAACTATTCTACCCCCCTCATGAACCTTACATAGGCAGTGAGTACTTTGAAAGATCCTTCTCTCCTTCAAGCATGGTGATCAAATCTATCATCTGTCCACAGGTTGTTTGGAATTCCACCTGATaaaacatgatatgaatcaataaaACGAGTtcataatgaaaataaaaactgagTGATCTTGATCTATGCAAAGACAACTCCACCTCATTAAATAAATCCAGCAAAGGAAGACTGGGCGATGCCGTGAGGGAATGGTGGCTCGTGAGTCATGGCCGTGGCTGTGGGTGGCAGTCAGGGACGGCAATGGGAATGGCCGTCCACTCGACGTCGTGGCCGTGGGATGTGGTTGCGCAGCTGGAAAGGATGAAACTTTCAAGGTTAGGATGAAAATGAAACCCTAATAGGAATCAGGTCAGGATTTGAGAGGGGGGCTGCTTGTGGCTGTGTGGTGTGTGGGCTTGTCCGTGCCGTGCATGTCAAATTTGGCGAGCGTGGGGCGTGTGGGCAGTGGGCAGTGGGCACTGCCGCACTGGGCTTTCCCATTTCCATACTTGGGCTGCTGGGCTTGAACTTTTATGGGTTAGTTAGTTATGGATTTTTAAGCGGTTTGGCGGATATCCACCGGATAAAACCGACCCAACCCGCTAAGGAGGcggatatgaaaattaaaaaccatattcgactcatttagcaagcAGTTGATG
Coding sequences within:
- the LOC131144000 gene encoding farnesyl pyrophosphate synthase 2-like, with the protein product MACRIQSPGNPAGDEHRVTVVVRVGDPAAFVARSRVPKLAVVSPLCREKLSSASPGNATDRLLIRLCKSSKWIPHFPKLNTVVVRAFPLQIPEDDTDRRLSLLCKTPNGTESPSSRGLGVHMSKSLDDILPLLDLFNEVEFQTTCGQMIDLITMLEGEKDLSKYSLPIHRRIVQYKTAYYSFYLPVACALLMFGENLDDHAEVKNILVEMGIYFQVQDDYLDCFGDPEVIGKIGTDIEDFKCSWLVVKALERCNEEQKKLLRENYGKADQANVAKVKELYKELDIEGAFLEYESSSYKKLTSAIEAQPSKAVQAVLKSFLGKIYKRKK